In a single window of the Nilaparvata lugens isolate BPH chromosome 1, ASM1435652v1, whole genome shotgun sequence genome:
- the LOC111044086 gene encoding ribosome biogenesis protein BRX1 homolog isoform X3 — protein sequence MNDLRKMMPHSREENKIEKRDNWTIINEMCEMKNCDKCILLEGRRKRDLYMWIANVPIGPCANFLVESVYTMGDLKLTGNCLKGSRPLLSFDGNFSSPHYALLKELFTQVFSVPNHHPKSQPFFDHVLTFSIHDNRIWVRNFQILTESGALAEIGPRFVLNPIKIFEGSFCGATLWENPLYVTPASFRRQLKLAAAGKYLNRKQQKEQYDLNKPEKSYESRTEDEIFGNDAKLVAEKILEESAKNDEENNTEEKWKPGKLFKHNSKKSSTPKLKVNKLKRKKQGGKTSKNKKPKKTKVAKKNKK from the exons ATGTGTGAGATGAAAAACTGTGATAAATGCATATTGTTAGAGGGTAGGAGGAAGAGGGACCTATATATGTGGATTGCAAATGTTCCCATTGGTCCTTGCGCTAATTTTCTAGTTGAAAGTG TTTATACAATGGGCGACCTGAAACTGACAGGAAATTGTTTGAAAGGTTCCAGACCACTTCTTTCATTTGATGGGAATTTCTCAAGTCCTCATTATGCTCTTTTGAAAGAGCTGTTTACACAG GTTTTTAGTGTTCCCAACCATCATCCCAAGAGCCAGCCGTTTTTCGATCACGTTCTCACATTCTCTATACATGACAATCGTATATGGGTGCGCAACTTCCAGATTCTAACAGAAAGTGGTGCTCTGGCTGAAATTG GGCCGAGATTCGTTTTGAACCCAATCAAGATCTTTGAAGGGAGCTTCTGTGGAGCAACGCTTTGGGAGAACCCTCTCTATGTAACTCCGGCATCG TTTCGGAGGCAGTTGAAATTAGCGGCAGCTGGAAAGTATTTGAACAGGAAACAACAGAAAGAACAGTATGATTTGAATAAACCGGAAAAATCGTATGAGTCCCGAACCGAGGACGAGATCTTCGGCAACGATGCCAAACTTGTGGCCGAGAAGATTCTGGAGGAGTCGGCAAAGAACGATGAAGAGAACAACACCGAGGAAAAGTGGAAGCCAGGAAAGCTTTTCAAACATAATTCCAAAAAGTCAAGCACTCCGAAGCTGAAAGTCAATAAGCTGAAAAGGAAAAAGCAAGGTGGTAAAACTTCTAAGAATAAGAAACCCAAGAAAACGAAAGTTGCAAAGAagaacaaaaaatga